A window of Fictibacillus halophilus contains these coding sequences:
- a CDS encoding MFS transporter, whose amino-acid sequence MNFFSFHRNIQLRLVLQFITTFASSAVIPFLAIFFSNQVGAFSTGLMYIGVILSGISGALVGGKRSDQFGRKRIILLSESMIGLGYLIAGALNLLFPLSAYVNFVLFIVILFFTGMAGPAYGAIIIDSSTKENRKAIYTISYWLGNLAVAAGGITGAILFKTYPYELFLGIALVTFFTLVVTWLWLEDVRLPSAVNQDNNVSKSLQGSYKDIFLNRKFILFTVAGLFLFTLEGSLTTYIGIKLVSDMKDPVALLPFTSLFEVDGFQLIGLLKAENTILVVVLSLFITSMFKRFKDRSLMLGGGFAYALGFVVISYSASPIVLITAMFIASVGELIHIPAKQAYVASIIPDDARGSYMAIYGLSFHLSGMIAALFVMLSEILSANMITLLFSLMGLTSLVIYHILFRSEKSAEVKVVKTTA is encoded by the coding sequence ATGAATTTCTTTTCGTTTCATCGCAACATCCAGCTAAGGTTAGTGCTCCAATTTATTACGACTTTTGCTTCTTCAGCCGTAATCCCATTTCTAGCTATCTTTTTTTCTAATCAGGTAGGGGCGTTTTCAACGGGTTTGATGTATATCGGGGTCATTCTATCCGGAATATCGGGAGCGTTAGTTGGCGGAAAGCGTTCGGACCAATTCGGAAGAAAGAGAATTATTCTACTGAGTGAGAGTATGATTGGTCTCGGTTACTTGATTGCTGGAGCTCTCAATCTGTTATTTCCTCTTTCAGCATATGTGAACTTTGTACTGTTCATCGTTATTCTCTTTTTTACAGGTATGGCTGGACCTGCGTATGGCGCAATCATTATTGATTCAAGTACGAAGGAAAACAGAAAAGCTATTTATACGATTTCCTATTGGCTAGGGAATTTAGCGGTTGCTGCAGGGGGAATAACAGGGGCTATCCTTTTTAAGACCTATCCATATGAATTATTCTTAGGAATCGCATTGGTTACATTTTTCACGTTGGTGGTGACTTGGTTATGGCTTGAGGATGTGCGGTTGCCGAGCGCTGTGAATCAGGATAACAACGTATCTAAAAGCTTGCAGGGAAGCTATAAAGACATTTTTTTGAACCGGAAATTTATCCTATTTACGGTAGCAGGGCTGTTTCTTTTCACTTTAGAAGGGAGTCTGACTACATATATCGGTATAAAACTAGTAAGCGATATGAAGGACCCGGTTGCGTTACTGCCTTTCACATCATTATTTGAGGTAGATGGTTTTCAGTTGATCGGTTTACTAAAAGCAGAGAACACCATCTTAGTTGTCGTCTTGAGCCTTTTTATAACTTCAATGTTTAAGCGTTTCAAAGATCGCTCCTTAATGCTCGGAGGAGGGTTTGCATACGCTTTAGGTTTTGTGGTAATCAGCTATAGCGCGAGTCCGATCGTATTAATCACAGCTATGTTTATTGCGTCTGTTGGTGAACTGATTCATATTCCAGCAAAGCAAGCTTATGTCGCATCGATCATACCGGATGATGCTCGAGGCTCTTACATGGCGATCTACGGACTGTCGTTTCATCTGTCTGGAATGATTGCCGCACTATTTGTCATGCTGAGCGAAATCCTCTCAGCAAATATGATTACCTTGCTGTTTAGTTTGATGGGTCTTACAAGTTTGGTTATTTACCACATTTTATTTCGTTCTGAGAAATCAGCAGAAGTCAAGGTCGTTAAAACCACAGCATAA
- a CDS encoding glycine--tRNA ligase, translating to MTKNMETITNHAKHRGFVFPGSEIYGGLANTWDYGPLGVELKNNVKKAWWKKFVQESPYNVGLDAAILMNPRTWEASGHIGNFNDPMMDCKNCKARHRADKLIEDAAEQAGKEIIVDGLPFEKMEELVKEYNIACPECGSHDFTSIRQFNLMFKTHQGVTESSSNEIYMRPETAQGIFVNFKNVQRTMRKKLPFGIAQIGKSFRNEITPGNFTFRTREFEQMELEFFCKPGSEIEWFNYWKNTAENWLKSLGMTSENLRLRDHNEDELSHYSNATTDFEYKFPFGWGELWGVASRTDFDLKRHMEFSGEDFNYIDQETNERYVPYCIEPSLGADRVTLAFLIDAYEDEQLEDGTSRTVMHLHPALAPYKAAILPLSKKLSEEATEVFSALAKDFNVDYDETGSIGKRYRRQDEVGTPFCITYDFDSKEDGMVTVRDRDTMEQTRVKIADLKSFIEEKVQF from the coding sequence ATGACAAAAAACATGGAAACCATCACAAATCATGCGAAACACCGCGGTTTTGTATTTCCTGGATCTGAAATTTACGGAGGTCTTGCGAACACGTGGGATTATGGTCCGCTTGGTGTTGAGCTGAAGAACAACGTAAAAAAAGCATGGTGGAAAAAATTCGTTCAAGAATCACCTTACAACGTAGGTCTTGATGCAGCGATCCTGATGAACCCTCGTACGTGGGAAGCATCTGGTCACATCGGTAACTTCAACGACCCGATGATGGACTGTAAGAACTGTAAAGCGCGTCACCGTGCAGATAAACTGATTGAAGATGCTGCTGAACAAGCTGGAAAAGAAATTATCGTTGACGGACTTCCGTTTGAAAAGATGGAAGAGTTAGTGAAAGAATACAATATCGCTTGTCCTGAGTGCGGAAGTCATGACTTCACAAGCATCCGTCAGTTTAACCTAATGTTCAAAACACACCAAGGTGTAACAGAATCAAGTTCAAACGAAATCTACATGCGTCCAGAAACAGCACAAGGTATTTTCGTTAACTTTAAAAATGTTCAACGTACGATGCGTAAAAAATTACCGTTCGGTATCGCGCAGATCGGTAAGAGTTTCCGTAACGAAATCACGCCTGGTAACTTCACGTTCCGTACACGTGAGTTCGAACAGATGGAGCTTGAGTTCTTCTGTAAGCCAGGAAGTGAGATCGAGTGGTTCAACTATTGGAAAAATACAGCTGAAAACTGGCTGAAATCATTGGGTATGACGTCAGAAAACCTTCGTCTTCGCGACCATAACGAAGATGAGCTTTCTCACTACTCTAATGCGACAACTGACTTTGAGTACAAGTTCCCGTTCGGTTGGGGCGAGCTTTGGGGTGTTGCGTCTCGTACGGACTTTGATTTGAAGCGTCACATGGAATTCTCAGGTGAAGACTTCAACTATATCGACCAAGAAACAAACGAACGTTACGTTCCATATTGCATCGAGCCTTCTCTAGGTGCTGACCGCGTAACGTTGGCATTCTTAATTGATGCGTATGAAGATGAGCAGCTTGAAGATGGTACTTCAAGAACAGTTATGCACCTGCACCCTGCACTTGCTCCTTATAAAGCAGCGATCCTGCCTTTATCTAAGAAGCTATCTGAGGAAGCAACCGAAGTGTTCAGTGCACTTGCAAAAGATTTCAATGTGGACTATGACGAAACAGGATCAATCGGTAAACGTTACCGTCGTCAAGATGAGGTAGGGACACCTTTCTGTATCACGTATGACTTTGATTCCAAAGAAGACGGCATGGTAACTGTACGTGACCGTGACACGATGGAACAAACGCGTGTGAAGATTGCAGATCTTAAGAGCTTTATTGAGGAAAAAGTTCAGTTCTAA
- the trhA gene encoding PAQR family membrane homeostasis protein TrhA yields MSTHVFSKREEIANAITHGLGVLLSVAVTSILLVFAVWKGTAVHIVSFAVFGGTMLTLYSASTLVHAFPKGRVKDLFEIMDHAAIYLFIAGTYTPIVLIVVGGALGWTLFGVVWGLAIFGVVFKVFFTKKFVVLSTLGYVAMGWLITFAFQDISANMPPAGIQLLVAGGIIYTLGSIFYVWRSFPFHHAVWHLFVLAGSVMHFLMMFYVLPN; encoded by the coding sequence ATGAGTACACATGTATTTTCAAAACGCGAAGAGATAGCAAATGCCATCACACACGGACTCGGTGTCCTTCTTAGTGTAGCGGTTACTTCCATTCTGCTCGTGTTTGCCGTATGGAAAGGAACAGCGGTTCATATTGTTAGCTTCGCCGTATTCGGAGGAACGATGCTGACACTTTATTCAGCTTCAACCCTCGTGCACGCTTTTCCTAAAGGACGGGTTAAGGATTTATTTGAGATTATGGACCACGCGGCCATCTATCTCTTTATTGCTGGAACGTATACCCCAATCGTGCTGATCGTCGTAGGCGGAGCACTCGGCTGGACATTATTTGGAGTCGTTTGGGGGCTCGCGATCTTTGGTGTTGTGTTTAAAGTCTTTTTTACGAAAAAATTCGTTGTGTTATCAACATTAGGTTATGTAGCGATGGGATGGCTGATCACATTTGCCTTTCAGGATATTTCGGCAAACATGCCGCCAGCAGGCATTCAGCTCTTAGTTGCAGGCGGAATTATTTACACGCTCGGCAGTATCTTTTATGTATGGCGCAGCTTTCCGTTCCACCACGCCGTCTGGCACTTGTTTGTTCTAGCTGGCAGTGTGATGCATTTTCTCATGATGTTTTATGTGTTGCCTAACTAA
- a CDS encoding NUDIX hydrolase gives MAYYEDLRKYVGTAPLILPGSVVIIVNEKDEILLQHRTDGGWGLPGGLMELGESFEETAIREVKEETGLDVEGLTQLHVYSGQDHYIKNANGDELYAVTAVYTAHSVSGKLTIDHNESHDFQYFKHDQLPKDTLGGARKYITNYIEMKNQNKAYR, from the coding sequence ATGGCTTACTATGAAGATCTTCGGAAATATGTAGGAACCGCACCACTCATCTTACCTGGTTCTGTTGTTATTATTGTGAATGAAAAGGATGAAATATTATTACAGCATCGGACCGATGGCGGATGGGGATTACCTGGTGGCCTGATGGAGCTTGGTGAAAGTTTTGAAGAAACGGCGATTCGTGAAGTAAAAGAAGAAACAGGACTCGATGTTGAGGGCTTGACCCAGCTTCATGTCTATTCGGGCCAAGATCATTATATAAAGAATGCAAACGGTGATGAACTATATGCCGTGACCGCAGTGTATACGGCTCATTCTGTAAGTGGCAAACTGACCATCGATCACAATGAATCACATGATTTTCAATATTTTAAACATGATCAACTTCCTAAAGACACGTTAGGCGGTGCACGAAAATACATAACAAACTATATAGAGATGAAGAATCAGAACAAAGCTTACCGGTAA
- a CDS encoding TetR/AcrR family transcriptional regulator, translating to MPLSYKQIKAMEQKREKILEQAILLFAEQGYESTTIAKVAKAAGVSFGSVFTYFENKDQLFFHAVTEPLENRYKEAMLDFNPDADDLLSEIKSMIDKHITIFIEMRTYLQLVVQVIGQHTKFPEPFKVLDEFSLAFILKLQEIIRNGQKSGVLEESDEDLTATAYLGFLLGIRLTFTDYAVSRVREKFKIPALQLLYPKR from the coding sequence TTGCCTTTATCATATAAACAAATAAAAGCGATGGAACAAAAGCGTGAAAAGATTTTAGAGCAGGCGATCCTATTATTTGCAGAGCAAGGGTATGAGAGCACCACCATTGCAAAGGTAGCAAAAGCGGCAGGTGTTAGTTTTGGAAGTGTATTTACGTACTTTGAAAACAAGGACCAGCTTTTTTTTCATGCTGTTACAGAGCCTTTAGAAAATCGATATAAAGAAGCGATGTTAGATTTTAATCCGGATGCTGATGATCTTTTGTCTGAGATTAAGAGCATGATAGACAAACATATTACGATTTTTATCGAGATGCGTACATATCTGCAGCTGGTGGTTCAAGTGATCGGACAGCATACGAAATTTCCTGAACCTTTTAAAGTTCTGGACGAATTTAGTCTGGCGTTTATTTTAAAACTTCAAGAGATCATACGAAATGGTCAAAAAAGTGGAGTTCTAGAAGAATCTGATGAAGACTTAACAGCAACAGCATATCTCGGCTTTCTACTAGGAATTCGATTAACGTTTACTGACTATGCGGTATCACGGGTAAGAGAAAAGTTTAAGATTCCAGCACTCCAACTGTTATATCCGAAACGCTAA
- a CDS encoding M24 family metallopeptidase, producing the protein MNEGRIQKVQNWLKQEGHTFAFIHTTANVFYLSGLYSDPHERVLGVAVLAEGEPFMICPGMERSQAKDAGWTYEIVGYSDSEDPWTKVQEALASRGVTEASSIAVEKETLPYARGEKLLGMFDGASLVGAEELMNELRLIKEESELKTLREAARLADYGVEVGVAALGEGVTEMEVLAKIEYELKQKGISAMSFSTMVLFGEKAGQPHGKPGLRKLQHGDFVLFDLGVVLDGYCSDITRTVAFGDLDEKRREIYDTVLQAQLKALEASKPGTRIGDIDLIARNHIAEAGYGDHFPHRIGHGLGIDVHEFPSMSDNNDGVLREGMTYTIEPGIYIDDVGGVRIEDDVYVTADGHETLTKYPKELQIIK; encoded by the coding sequence ATGAACGAAGGACGTATTCAAAAGGTACAGAACTGGTTAAAGCAAGAAGGGCATACTTTCGCGTTCATCCACACGACAGCAAACGTGTTCTATCTATCAGGATTGTATTCGGATCCGCATGAACGTGTGTTAGGTGTGGCTGTACTTGCAGAAGGAGAGCCGTTCATGATCTGTCCAGGCATGGAGCGTTCGCAAGCTAAAGACGCAGGCTGGACTTATGAGATTGTTGGTTACAGCGATTCTGAAGATCCTTGGACGAAGGTACAGGAAGCTTTGGCTAGCCGCGGAGTGACTGAAGCATCATCGATTGCCGTTGAAAAAGAAACACTTCCATACGCGCGTGGCGAAAAGCTACTTGGTATGTTTGATGGTGCGAGCTTGGTCGGCGCTGAAGAACTGATGAACGAGCTTCGTCTCATAAAAGAAGAGAGCGAGCTTAAAACGTTGCGTGAAGCGGCAAGACTAGCGGATTACGGCGTTGAAGTTGGAGTTGCGGCACTTGGTGAGGGTGTAACAGAGATGGAAGTACTCGCGAAGATCGAATACGAACTGAAGCAAAAAGGCATTAGCGCAATGTCGTTTTCTACAATGGTGTTATTCGGTGAAAAAGCTGGACAGCCTCATGGGAAGCCAGGCTTGAGAAAGCTACAGCACGGCGATTTTGTTTTATTCGACCTTGGTGTAGTCCTTGACGGTTATTGTTCTGACATCACGCGTACTGTAGCGTTTGGCGATTTGGACGAAAAGCGTCGCGAGATTTATGATACTGTGCTGCAGGCACAATTGAAGGCGTTAGAAGCTTCTAAGCCAGGAACGCGCATCGGTGACATTGACTTGATCGCACGCAATCACATTGCGGAAGCAGGATACGGAGATCACTTCCCGCACCGCATCGGACACGGCCTTGGGATCGATGTTCATGAATTCCCGTCCATGAGTGACAACAACGATGGCGTGCTTCGTGAAGGAATGACGTATACGATCGAACCAGGCATCTATATTGATGATGTCGGCGGTGTACGTATTGAGGATGACGTCTATGTAACGGCAGATGGACACGAAACATTGACGAAATATCCAAAAGAGCTGCAGATTATTAAGTAA
- a CDS encoding GNAT family N-acetyltransferase: MLGNCLRFQDKVWEGEQPFLATVKQNGKIMLSAMLIPPYALLLLEKEESDGVAAVPFLVRYLIEEDYYIQKVMSPKAIGKVFAEKWTTAHHLEEKLLMDLRLYTLPSVIQPAARPGRLRIATEADLSFLPRWIVEMTEETNQIMTMAEAEAYAKVRVENKFLFIWEEHGKPVSMAAKTRPNIKGVSINLVYTPKNLRGKGYASACVAALSDHLLNEGFTFCTLYTDLSNPTSNKIYQNIGYEPVCDYIELKFNEKRTERPA; this comes from the coding sequence ATGCTTGGCAACTGCCTGCGTTTTCAAGATAAAGTTTGGGAGGGCGAGCAGCCTTTTCTCGCTACCGTTAAACAGAATGGAAAAATCATGCTATCAGCCATGCTTATCCCGCCATACGCCTTATTGCTTTTAGAGAAAGAAGAATCAGATGGTGTTGCAGCTGTGCCATTTTTGGTTCGTTATTTGATCGAAGAAGATTATTATATACAAAAAGTAATGTCACCGAAAGCTATTGGAAAGGTGTTTGCAGAGAAGTGGACGACCGCTCATCATCTAGAAGAAAAACTGTTGATGGATCTTCGTCTTTACACGCTTCCTTCTGTTATACAGCCTGCAGCCCGACCCGGCCGTTTAAGAATAGCGACAGAAGCTGACTTATCTTTCTTACCGCGCTGGATCGTAGAAATGACGGAAGAAACGAATCAGATTATGACGATGGCAGAAGCTGAAGCGTATGCCAAAGTGCGTGTGGAGAACAAGTTTCTTTTTATTTGGGAAGAACACGGAAAGCCCGTTTCGATGGCAGCTAAGACCCGGCCGAATATTAAAGGTGTATCGATCAATTTGGTTTATACACCTAAGAATCTTAGAGGGAAAGGATATGCGAGCGCTTGTGTTGCTGCATTAAGTGATCACCTATTGAATGAAGGATTTACGTTCTGCACGCTTTATACAGATCTCTCAAACCCTACTTCAAATAAAATCTATCAAAATATCGGTTATGAGCCGGTATGCGATTATATTGAACTAAAATTTAACGAAAAAAGAACAGAGCGACCGGCCTGA
- a CDS encoding 8-oxo-dGTP diphosphatase translates to MCMVQNGDKVLLINRPDSRGFPGFLAPGGKIDFPESLVDGACREVEEETGLRVSNLVFKGIDEYVNPQKNVRYMVFNYWTNTFKGELLLDPPEGELVWVSINEALDLPMQEWFKERFPLFFEEGTFEIQRVWDDHKNKQVGVSLLKT, encoded by the coding sequence ATGTGCATGGTTCAGAACGGAGATAAAGTGCTGTTGATTAATCGGCCAGACAGCCGTGGCTTCCCAGGCTTTTTAGCTCCTGGAGGTAAAATTGATTTTCCTGAAAGCTTAGTGGATGGTGCTTGTCGAGAGGTTGAGGAAGAAACAGGATTACGTGTCTCGAATTTAGTATTCAAAGGAATCGATGAGTATGTAAATCCTCAAAAGAATGTGAGATACATGGTGTTCAACTATTGGACGAATACTTTTAAAGGTGAACTTTTGTTAGATCCACCTGAAGGCGAATTGGTTTGGGTCTCGATAAATGAAGCATTAGATCTTCCGATGCAAGAATGGTTCAAAGAAAGGTTTCCGTTGTTCTTTGAAGAAGGTACTTTTGAGATTCAACGGGTGTGGGATGATCATAAAAACAAACAGGTTGGGGTTTCATTACTGAAAACTTAA